In the genome of Labrus bergylta chromosome 7, fLabBer1.1, whole genome shotgun sequence, the window CATTGAAGTAAACATACTGTGGAAACTGCTTAATAAGTAATATGGTTAGTCCTGGTCTTTTTGATCAAAGCAGGTGGATAATTGTGTTTTTAGGGTGTATTTTAATGTCATGAATACTAGGTTAAATAACAAATCACTCAGCTACTCTATTTACTTCCTTGAACGTTAATAGGGTCGGTAAACCAATTTTAAAGCTTCTTGAATGTCTGTTGTTGAACAATTATAGTGCTTTCCCCTGATCACATTCATGTTTGATTCCCTCCTGGCACTTATTATACAAGCTTTGATTTGATAAcagtttgtatatttttttgaacAGGTTGCTTTTTCCTGTATGTGTCCCAACCATGCATTGAGGAGCTCTCCAACTGCTGGCCAGACCCAAATTCTCTCTCACCACAAAACTAGACAAGTCCTTGGCTTCTATGCAGAATGCCAGCATTATAACCTGGGCCAGAGGCAACCATGAAGCCAGTCATTGCCATATAAAAATATGACCATATATGACTTTGTTATATTAAATGCTTAACCTACACATGTACGAGAAAAATAGTATCTAATGCTGAGCTCTGCGTCATATGGTTATCCACAGTTCATAGCACCATAGTTACATACTTAAAGCTAGTGTATTCTGTCAAATATGTCCTATGGATATTATATCCCCTCACTGGCCACAGTTACATTGTCATTAGgtgggaaacactgatggaTGTAAACTCAAACGTGACTGCTTGGCTAACATCCTTACTCTTACAAGCCGTTGTAAACACAGCCTAACAGACAATAACTGTATGCTCTAACCAGCACGGGAGATGAACACATGTCAGGGAACTTTGGCCTACTGGACCAGGTCGAGGCTCTGAGATGGGTCCAGCAGCATATACACAGCTTCGGCGGCAACCCAGATTCAGTTACAATATTCGGGGAGTCTGCTGGTGGAGTGAGCGTATCCCTCCTGGTAAGGATTAGGGTGGGGTTGAATTAATGGTTGAAACACCCTTTTTTGCAAGTATTTTCTAGTTAAGACACTGCTGAGTTACTACTTTACACAGACACATCcatcaaacattttctgtggCTTGAATCAACAGCTTTTGTCACCACTGACTGATGGACTTATCCAACATGCCATTGCTGAGAGTGGCACTGCTGCAATGGATGTACTTGTACTAAATGATCCTCTGCCAGTGACACAGGTAGATTGTCAGGAATTGATTTCTTGTGTAAAAGCTTTCCTCATTGCACAGTATACAGATCATCACAATTTAACCTGTTTGATTTTCTTGATTTGTTGAGATAACATTCTTATTTTCCTCCTTAGATAGTTGCAAATGTATCGGGCTGTAGCTCTGACGCCACAGAGAAGATCGCGGATTGTATAAAAAATCTTGATCTTAATACTATCTTGACTATTGTGCAGGTGAGTTATTTAATGTAATACTAATATATTTTGGCTTGATATAATTATGGTGTGGTttatggtttttgtttttaaaacgtTCTATTTACACTTTATTCTCTTCAGAATGAAAGACTGAGATATCCCATAAATGTTGATGGACACTTCCTGACAAAACCTGTGGACGAGCTGTTTCAGAAGCATGAACTTCTAACTGTACCCTTCATGACTGGCGTTAACAATGATGAAGGAGGCTGGTTACTTTTTGATGCAAGTATCAATGTTAAATTGTTACTAAATTAAGAATGACCCTGATACATAGAGATTGCCATATGAACCAGTGGAACAAAATGATTTAGTTTTGCTTCTGTGCATGTTTCTAATGTTCATTCCTGCTGCGTTTGCCCGTAGGCCTTTGCTCCAAAAAACTGGACAGAGGGACTGGATCTGGAGACTGTAAAGAACATGCTCATGATATTTTACCCTGATCCAGCCGTGTTAGATGTGATAATAGATGAATATATTGGAACTGGTGAAGATCGGGTGAGAAATAGAAATGGGTATGCTGAGGCTCTTGGAGATATTATATTCACACTTCCAGCCATCAAGTGTGCTAATGGCCACAGAGGTATTTAACATAATGTAAAATTGTTAGGAAGAATTCCTGATATTTACGAACACATGTTTTTAGAAAAGGTATTGAGATATATCACATTTTTCTACTTCTAGATGCTGGCGCTCCTGTGTACTTGTATGAGTACCAGTATCCTCCCAAATTTTTGCAGGAAAAAAGGCCAAGCTTTGTTAGGGCTGACCATGGAGATGAAGTCTTTACAGTATTTGGTTTCTGCTTCACAACTAAACATGTCACATTAAAAGGTAAGTCTGatgtattacattttaaatgaccaCCAGAAATCTATGTTTTCTTGGGTTTGAACTGCTCAACCAGATAATCGTTGTTTTAGATGGATGccctgaagaggaggaagagttgaGCAAAATCATGATGAGCTACTGGGGCAACTTTG includes:
- the LOC109989436 gene encoding cocaine esterase, whose amino-acid sequence is MKFPAKQTVFLLASVFFLSVSADSNAPKVHTALGSLRGEYVSVKGKVNGVHAFLGVPFAKPPVGPASRLSVPQPVEGWEGMRDATQQPPMCIQPKQVLIDLIDKLGGMAAEVPDVSEDCLYLNIYTPANRANGAKLPVMVWIHGGGFTLGSASMYDGSALAAYQNVVVVLIQYRLGILGFLSTGDEHMSGNFGLLDQVEALRWVQQHIHSFGGNPDSVTIFGESAGGVSVSLLLLSPLTDGLIQHAIAESGTAAMDVLVLNDPLPVTQIVANVSGCSSDATEKIADCIKNLDLNTILTIVQNERLRYPINVDGHFLTKPVDELFQKHELLTVPFMTGVNNDEGGWLLFDAFAPKNWTEGLDLETVKNMLMIFYPDPAVLDVIIDEYIGTGEDRVRNRNGYAEALGDIIFTLPAIKCANGHRDAGAPVYLYEYQYPPKFLQEKRPSFVRADHGDEVFTVFGFCFTTKHVTLKDGCPEEEEELSKIMMSYWGNFARTGSPNGEGLSHWPKYGAEEHYLKIDLKEQVTGEHLKKDRFIFMSQTLPEKIQQLKEKTDHNEL